In a genomic window of Penaeus monodon isolate SGIC_2016 chromosome 27, NSTDA_Pmon_1, whole genome shotgun sequence:
- the LOC119590700 gene encoding LOW QUALITY PROTEIN: uncharacterized protein LOC119590700 (The sequence of the model RefSeq protein was modified relative to this genomic sequence to represent the inferred CDS: deleted 1 base in 1 codon), whose translation MEDEEVFLKIENRDRLMELSQTIRKELPFSASMHNCLVLHARGYASSQDFYEIKAASNSPVILSRSKGEQDTVTLFCCESAVGLLMEGLEKTRLIDWTKPFFFLHLPIYMAEGIRALVDRRADGQGDFQFVDTFLYSKEDDEEDLVCPAGMRVCRLGERGVRQLHAAWQYNKYVDVSKLLSFAHHPTNVGVYEADVGEGHRVEPTSLQRAGDEESAVAWVALTFYGTTGMLYTVESHRRRGLARLALRVFSCLQDKQGLVPHAFVEDYNDSSKRLFSQLPGWRSITQTLIVGVKVFLH comes from the exons ATGGAAGACGAGGAAGTGTTCTTGAAGATTGAGAACCGGGATAGGCTGATGGAACTCTCGCAGACTATCAGGAAGGAATTACCTTTTTCTGCCAGT ATGCACAACTGCCTGGTTCTCCACGCCCGCGGTTACGCCTCCAGCCAGGATTTCTACGAGATAAAGGCAGCCTCTAACAGCCCTGTCATTTTATCAAGGAGTAAG GGTGAACAAGACACTGTGACGCTGTTTTGCTGTGAG TCCGCCGTTGGCTTGTTGATGGAAGGCCTGGAGAAGACAAGACTCATTGACTGGACGAAGccgttcttcttcctccacctccccatctaCATGGCCGAGGGGATCAGGGCCTTGGTGGATCGCCGAGCAGATGGGCAAGGGGACTTCCAGTTCGTCGATACGTTCCTCTACTCgaaggaggacgacgaggaggaccTTGT ATGTCCCGCGGGGATGCGAGTCTGCCGCCTGGGAGAAAGAGGTGTGCGTCAGTTGCATGCGGCATGGCAATACAACAAGTACGTTGACGTGAGCAAACTCCTCTCCTTCGCCCATCATCCCACAAACGTCGGCGTGTACGAGGCGGACGTCGGGGAGGGCCACAGGGTGGAGCCGACGTCCCTGCAACGGGCTGGGGACGAAGAGAGTGCCGTGGCATGGGTGGCACTCACCTTCTACGGCACCACTGGGATGCTTTACACTGTGGAGAGCCACCGTCGGCGAGGATTAGCTCGACTGGCCCTGCGGGTTTTTTCTTGCCTCCAGGACAAGCAAGGACTTGTCCCTCACGCGTTTGTCGAGGATTACAACGATAGTTCCAAGAGACTCTTCTCCCAGCTGCCCGGATGGAGAAGTATTACACAGACATTGATAGTAGGTGTAAAAGTTTTCCTGCATTAA
- the LOC119590702 gene encoding glycosyltransferase 8 domain-containing protein 1-like — translation MAHVRLKLCVVILGICWSLLLVYVMSSLKWQPGDINAAQHMAQAGEKANIPMARAAKSKILIKEILDAIKLSNNSKTKNINTTSLKDLVIPTKRNETKKSESAINVVVSGDEETLLGVMAVINSVVANTKSAVHFYVTLPKIVIPDFRKWILKTKLHKINYTIRPHSPEMPKGKPHFAKIYLFSIFPELEGKFVYLDSDVIVQGNIKELNNVPLDANHLGAFSEDCTSVSKRFNMAKPRYSTHINLQHPKLKGNKIKPMACTFNTNVFVANMTKWKVENVTMQLMDWVMSSSRRQPIYGQEPETDEAEAAMLIVLYHKTVQLPHLWHVGDLGVTAGASYSREFITTAKLLHWNGHFKPWSRRAAFIEVWMKYYIPDPDKKYKPIRKYL, via the exons GTGTGGTAATACTTGGCATTTGCTGGTCATTACTGCTGGTGTATGTGATGTCCTCCTTGAAATGGCAACCGGGAGATATTAATGCTGCTCAGCACATGGCACAAGCAGGTGAAAAGGCAAACATTCCCATGGCAAGAGCTGCAAAAagtaaa ATATTGATCAAGGAGATATTAGATGCAATAAAGTTAAGCAATAACAGCAAGacaaaaaacattaatacaaCATCACTGAAAGACCTTGTTATACCCACTAAaaggaatgaaacaaaaaaatcag AATCTGCAATTAATGTGGTAGTCTCAGGGGATGAAGAGACCTTACTGGGAGTAATGGCAGTGATCAACAGCGTAGTTGCAAATACAAAGTCTGCTGTCCACTTTTATGTTACTCTACCAAAGATTGTCATTCCGGACTTcag gaAATGGATACTGAAAACGAAACTCCACAAAATAAACTACACCATCCGGCCGCATTCACCAGAAATGCCGAAAGGGAAGCCGCACTTCGCCAAGATCTATCTCTTCTCGATTTTCCCCGAATTGGAGGGCAAATTTGTGTACCTGGACTCCGATGTTATTGTACAGG gTAACATTAAGGAGTTGAATAATGTCCCATTGGATGCAAATCACCTGGGAGCCTTCTCTGAGGATTGCACCTCAGTGTCCAAACGCTTCAACATGGCAAAACCCCGCTACTCAACACACATAAACCTCCAACACCCGAAACTCAAAGGAAACAAAATTAAGCCTATGGCATGCACATTCAACACTAATGTGTTTGTAGCTAATATGACCAAGTGGAAGGTAGAAAATGTTACCATGCAGTTGATGGATTGGGTGATGAGTAGTAGTAGAAG ACAACCCATCTATGGACAGGAACCTGAAACAGATGAAGCTGAAGCAGCAATGTTGATTGTCCTTTATCACAAGACGGTTCAGTTACCACATCTTTGGCATGTTGGTGACTTGG GTGTTACAGCAGGAGCCAGTTACTCCAGGGAGTTTATCACCACGGCTAAATTGCTGCACTGGAATGGCCACTTCAAGCCCTGGTCTCGAAGAGCAGCATTTATCGAGGTGTGGATGAAATACTACATACCTGACCCAGACAAGAAATATAAGCCAATTCGGAAATACCTGTAG